In Williamwhitmania taraxaci, a genomic segment contains:
- the htpG gene encoding molecular chaperone HtpG, with the protein MANGKIGVTTENIFPIIKKFLYSDHEIFLREVISNAVDATQKLKALASVNEFTGELGDLTIRIALDETAKTITISDSGIGMTEEEIEKYINQIAFSGAEEFMAKYKTDNGIIGHFGLGFYSAFMVSKKVEIVTHSFKEGATALRWSCDGSPDYTIEPAEREARGTDIILHIDDDSIEFAEKTRIEGLLKKYCRYLTIPIAFGKEQDWKDGKYEDTDKDQIINNPNPIWSLKPADLKEEDYMEFYHELYPMAEDALFSIHLNVDYPFNLTGILYFPKLKNNLEVQKNRIQLYCRQVYVTDNVEGIVPEFLTLLHGVIDSPDIPLNVSRSYLQSDSNVKKISSHITKKVADRLQEIFKNDRPQFEQKWDDLKIFMEYGMLSDEKFYERAEKFFLFKNTDGKYFTIEEYATLIKPTQEDKNKKLVYLYTTNREQQFTYIEKAQNKGYDVLMMDGQLDAHFVNQMESKLPDARFVRVDSDVVERLIPKEDLAETKLTKEQQEELRPVFVCHAPEKTNFTVMFENLSETDAPVLITQSEFMRRMKDMAQMGGGGMNFYGELPDSYNLVVNANHPLVLKVIGETETAMKADLDKVNGEIAPVEASLNEVKDAQKSLKPDDISQADKDKVAEIEKQLSTLKDKKTAMLSAFGKKNQLAKQIVDLALLANNMLNGEALAKFVKRSVEMIKK; encoded by the coding sequence ATGGCTAACGGAAAAATTGGGGTAACTACCGAAAACATTTTCCCCATCATTAAGAAGTTTCTCTATTCCGATCACGAGATTTTCCTTCGTGAGGTAATCTCCAACGCGGTGGATGCCACCCAAAAGCTTAAGGCATTGGCCTCGGTCAATGAGTTTACCGGCGAGCTGGGCGATCTTACCATCCGCATTGCCCTAGACGAGACCGCGAAGACCATCACCATTTCCGATTCCGGTATAGGTATGACCGAGGAGGAGATTGAGAAGTATATTAACCAGATTGCTTTTTCGGGTGCCGAGGAGTTTATGGCCAAGTATAAGACCGATAATGGCATAATCGGACATTTTGGCTTAGGTTTCTACAGCGCGTTCATGGTATCGAAGAAAGTGGAAATTGTTACCCACTCGTTTAAGGAGGGTGCAACCGCACTTCGCTGGAGCTGCGATGGTAGCCCCGACTACACCATTGAGCCTGCCGAGCGTGAGGCTCGCGGTACCGATATCATCCTCCACATCGACGACGATAGTATCGAGTTTGCCGAAAAGACACGCATCGAAGGTCTTCTCAAGAAGTATTGCCGCTACCTCACCATTCCCATTGCTTTTGGTAAGGAACAGGATTGGAAAGACGGTAAGTATGAGGATACCGACAAGGATCAAATCATTAACAATCCCAACCCAATTTGGAGCCTCAAGCCTGCCGATCTTAAGGAAGAGGATTACATGGAGTTCTATCACGAGCTCTACCCTATGGCCGAGGATGCGCTCTTCAGTATTCACCTCAACGTGGATTACCCGTTCAACCTTACCGGTATTCTTTACTTCCCCAAGCTAAAGAACAACCTCGAGGTGCAGAAGAACCGTATTCAGCTTTACTGCCGTCAGGTTTACGTTACCGACAACGTGGAGGGAATTGTTCCCGAGTTCCTAACCCTGCTGCATGGGGTTATTGATTCGCCCGATATCCCATTGAACGTTTCGCGTAGCTACCTCCAAAGCGACAGCAACGTGAAGAAGATCTCGAGCCATATCACCAAGAAGGTGGCCGATAGGTTGCAGGAGATATTCAAGAACGATCGCCCTCAGTTTGAACAGAAGTGGGACGATCTTAAGATATTTATGGAGTATGGTATGCTCAGCGACGAGAAATTCTACGAGCGTGCCGAGAAGTTTTTCCTCTTCAAAAACACCGATGGCAAGTATTTCACCATCGAGGAGTATGCCACGCTCATTAAGCCTACCCAAGAGGATAAGAATAAGAAGTTGGTTTATCTCTATACCACCAACCGCGAGCAGCAGTTTACCTACATCGAAAAGGCTCAAAACAAGGGCTACGATGTGCTGATGATGGATGGCCAGCTCGATGCTCACTTTGTGAACCAAATGGAGAGCAAGCTACCGGATGCCCGCTTTGTGCGCGTCGATTCCGACGTGGTAGAACGCCTTATTCCTAAAGAAGATTTAGCCGAGACTAAGCTGACCAAAGAACAGCAAGAGGAGTTACGTCCGGTATTCGTATGCCACGCACCCGAGAAGACAAACTTCACCGTGATGTTCGAGAACCTTTCGGAGACCGATGCTCCCGTTCTTATTACTCAGAGTGAGTTTATGCGCCGGATGAAGGATATGGCCCAGATGGGTGGCGGTGGAATGAATTTCTACGGCGAATTGCCCGATAGCTACAACCTAGTGGTAAATGCTAACCATCCGTTGGTGCTAAAGGTAATTGGTGAAACCGAAACTGCCATGAAGGCCGATCTCGATAAGGTAAACGGCGAGATTGCACCGGTTGAAGCTTCGCTGAATGAGGTTAAGGATGCGCAAAAGTCTCTAAAGCCCGACGATATCTCTCAAGCCGATAAGGACAAGGTTGCCGAAATTGAGAAGCAGCTTAGCACCCTTAAGGATAAGAAAACGGCAATGCTTTCGGCATTTGGCAAGAAAAACCAGCTCGCTAAGCAAATTGTGGATCTTGCACTGCTTGCCAACAATATGCTCAACGGTGAAGCCTTGGCTAAGTTTGTTAAGCGCAGCGTGGAGATGATAAAGAAGTAA
- a CDS encoding glycosyl hydrolase family 8: MLRIILLVFSVMLHSVSNCQTVTHPFPNHTQYAKSSIKPKHIKQAKMDNAVTKFYDFWKKNYVKNDCSASDQYYVYTDEGDMKDNIPTICVSEGQGFGMVIVPLMAGYDKDAQTIYDGMYRFVAAHPTAKSKDLMSWSISKGCITTEHKTQDEYNNTSATDGDLDITLSLFLADAQWGSSGAINYKEEGVKRAKAILDHEINKQKHTVLLSDANDPGDSDFFDIRTSDFMPTHLKVFNKYYPSPEWNLVVNKTYQIFAAIQSKYSPKVGLLPDFITYKNNKYIPAKPNYLESPNDGAYYYNACRIPFRVGLDYLINGDTRAQQLLNPLTGWVQTKTHNSIDKLTTGFYLNGHAIPHCNFTVPSFVCPMAVGSMLNSENQEWLNDCWDYIDQLEVNDYKYYDNTIQMLSLIALSGNFWLP; this comes from the coding sequence ATGCTTAGAATAATATTACTCGTTTTCTCTGTTATGCTGCACAGCGTTTCAAATTGCCAAACAGTAACCCATCCATTCCCAAACCATACCCAATACGCCAAGAGCTCAATAAAGCCAAAGCATATTAAGCAAGCAAAGATGGATAACGCGGTAACTAAGTTCTATGATTTTTGGAAGAAGAACTACGTAAAGAATGATTGCAGCGCGTCCGACCAATACTACGTCTATACCGATGAAGGTGATATGAAAGACAATATTCCAACTATCTGCGTTTCGGAAGGCCAAGGGTTTGGAATGGTAATCGTGCCCCTAATGGCTGGTTACGACAAGGATGCCCAAACTATTTACGATGGAATGTATAGGTTTGTAGCAGCTCATCCCACCGCCAAAAGCAAAGATCTAATGTCGTGGAGTATTTCCAAAGGGTGTATTACCACTGAGCACAAAACGCAAGATGAATACAACAACACTTCGGCTACAGATGGTGATCTAGACATTACCCTTTCGCTCTTTCTTGCCGATGCTCAATGGGGCAGTAGCGGTGCCATAAACTACAAAGAGGAAGGAGTTAAGCGTGCCAAGGCCATTCTCGACCATGAAATAAACAAACAAAAGCATACGGTATTGCTGAGCGATGCCAACGATCCCGGCGATTCGGACTTCTTCGACATTCGAACCTCCGACTTTATGCCCACCCATCTGAAGGTGTTCAACAAGTATTACCCATCGCCAGAATGGAACTTGGTGGTAAACAAAACCTACCAAATATTTGCCGCAATACAGTCAAAATATAGCCCCAAGGTGGGGTTGCTGCCGGACTTCATAACTTATAAAAACAATAAGTATATTCCTGCGAAGCCCAACTATCTGGAATCACCTAACGATGGAGCATACTACTATAATGCTTGCAGAATTCCATTTAGAGTGGGGCTCGATTACCTTATCAATGGCGATACTCGTGCTCAGCAGCTGCTAAATCCGTTGACCGGATGGGTGCAAACAAAGACCCACAACAGCATCGATAAGCTCACAACAGGTTTCTACCTCAACGGGCATGCAATTCCACATTGCAACTTCACTGTTCCTTCTTTCGTTTGCCCAATGGCCGTCGGCTCAATGCTCAACAGCGAGAATCAGGAGTGGTTAAACGATTGCTGGGATTATATCGATCAGCTGGAGGTAAACGATTACAAGTATTATGATAATACCATCCAGATGCTGTCGCTTATTGCTTTAAGCGGCAACTTCTGGCTACCTTAA
- a CDS encoding phosphatidylglycerol lysyltransferase domain-containing protein, producing the protein MNYLLRLTKNTKSGRFSYLLENRKLIAQFILAVLFVGVGVWFFKHERSELGEVRNVLGASKWQYLSLGVFLTAVYITLQGLMYKFAFASLRDRVLLSSTILLFLKRNFISIFIPAGGVASLAFFSGDIEKRGVAKSKIHFASSIYAFVGILSIVLVAIPIFTYAMIDGLAGSGEWFALAAMIILISTLYLSYRSITRKGYIYRILTRFFPTIEVFLDDLISHTIESKYIMVTILMSILIDVTGIAHLYIAMLALGLPTSLIVAMLVYLTAVISLSVSPFMRGLGAVEVSMTYILTRFGFSSIDAVALTFLYRFFEFWLPLFLGALSFLLRINKLLMRIIPAVLLFALGIINIISVLTPAIADRMQHLQNFLPIEAITVSNYFVLLAGIFMLLTAAFLFRGLRSAWWLALFLGIISCVGHLTKAIDYEESIVALLVVLILLYSRKEYYVKNNPQLRNVGIMTAVFSMVAVMIYGTVGFYYLDKNHFNIDFNLLQSVRYTIQNFFLVGSSDLVPNNPFAKHFLLSINVSGFISLSFFFYTLVKPYVFKDIFEPDGIERAKQLVFKYGSSSLDYFKTYNDKVIFELEGLNAFIAYRVSGKYAVVLENPVAENIEQFGLCISMFDKYCYENGLKSLYYRVSEENLSVYRVMKKKALFLGQEGIVDLHTFTLEGRSQKALRNAINKVLDRGYKSTIHTAPLKDGLLQRLQAVSDEWLKDNDRTEIVFSQGMFSWSELKQQTVITVEGPEEKVVAFLNIIPDYAANEATYDLIRKTADAPGGVIDYLMVELFNHIKSQNIQFLNLGFAPMSGIDSPQNLTEQSMKFAYQKIKSFAHYKGLREYKEKFSPIWTNKYLVYDHDFDLLQAPLALAKVIKP; encoded by the coding sequence ATGAATTATTTACTGCGACTTACCAAGAATACAAAGAGTGGGCGATTTTCTTACCTACTTGAAAATCGGAAGTTAATTGCTCAATTTATTTTAGCGGTCCTCTTTGTTGGCGTTGGGGTCTGGTTTTTTAAGCATGAGCGGTCGGAACTCGGCGAAGTGCGCAATGTGCTGGGTGCCTCAAAATGGCAATACCTTTCGCTTGGGGTGTTTCTTACCGCCGTATATATAACCTTACAAGGGTTGATGTATAAGTTTGCTTTTGCATCGCTTCGCGATCGCGTGTTGCTCTCATCTACGATCTTGCTTTTTCTGAAGCGCAATTTTATCAGCATTTTTATACCAGCAGGAGGCGTTGCTTCGCTGGCATTCTTTTCGGGCGATATTGAAAAGAGAGGCGTAGCAAAATCAAAAATACATTTCGCTTCATCGATCTATGCGTTTGTTGGCATTCTTTCCATTGTATTGGTAGCAATTCCAATTTTCACCTACGCAATGATTGATGGGTTGGCGGGTTCCGGTGAATGGTTTGCGTTGGCTGCTATGATAATACTTATTTCCACTCTCTACCTATCCTATCGTTCGATAACAAGAAAGGGCTACATATACCGTATTCTTACTCGGTTCTTTCCGACCATTGAAGTCTTTCTCGACGACTTAATTAGCCATACAATAGAAAGCAAATACATTATGGTTACCATTTTAATGTCAATCCTTATTGATGTTACCGGTATTGCCCACCTGTATATTGCGATGCTTGCCTTGGGTTTGCCTACATCGCTCATTGTTGCTATGCTGGTATATCTCACTGCCGTTATTTCATTGTCGGTATCGCCATTCATGAGAGGGTTAGGGGCTGTTGAGGTTTCAATGACCTATATTCTGACGCGATTTGGATTCTCCAGCATCGATGCAGTTGCCCTTACGTTCCTATACCGATTTTTTGAATTCTGGCTGCCGCTATTTCTGGGTGCTTTAAGTTTTTTGCTCAGGATCAATAAGCTTTTGATGCGGATTATTCCGGCTGTTCTTTTGTTTGCCCTTGGTATTATCAACATAATATCGGTGCTCACACCTGCTATTGCCGATAGGATGCAACACCTTCAGAATTTCCTTCCGATAGAAGCCATAACGGTCTCCAACTATTTTGTGCTATTGGCTGGAATCTTTATGTTGCTAACGGCAGCGTTTCTCTTTAGAGGTCTGCGTTCGGCATGGTGGCTTGCGCTATTTCTGGGTATAATTTCGTGCGTTGGGCACTTAACAAAGGCCATTGACTACGAAGAATCGATAGTGGCACTACTTGTGGTTTTGATACTGTTGTACTCCAGAAAGGAATACTACGTAAAGAATAACCCTCAGCTGCGCAACGTTGGAATTATGACCGCTGTATTTTCGATGGTTGCCGTTATGATTTATGGCACGGTTGGTTTTTACTACTTGGATAAGAACCACTTCAATATTGACTTTAACTTACTGCAAAGCGTAAGATACACCATTCAGAACTTCTTCTTGGTGGGGAGTTCCGACTTGGTGCCCAATAACCCTTTTGCTAAACACTTTCTTCTTTCAATTAATGTGAGTGGCTTTATATCGCTCTCATTCTTCTTCTACACCTTAGTAAAACCGTATGTGTTTAAAGATATTTTTGAACCGGATGGGATAGAAAGAGCAAAGCAGCTGGTTTTTAAATATGGCAGTTCGAGCCTCGATTACTTTAAAACCTACAACGATAAGGTAATTTTTGAGCTGGAGGGGTTAAATGCTTTTATTGCCTATAGAGTATCGGGAAAGTATGCCGTTGTGCTGGAAAATCCGGTTGCCGAAAATATTGAACAGTTTGGGTTATGTATCTCCATGTTCGATAAGTATTGCTACGAAAATGGTTTAAAGAGTCTTTACTACCGGGTTTCCGAAGAGAATCTTTCGGTATATCGAGTGATGAAGAAAAAAGCACTATTCCTTGGGCAGGAAGGGATTGTCGATTTGCATACGTTTACCTTGGAAGGTAGAAGCCAAAAGGCATTGCGCAATGCCATAAACAAGGTTCTCGACAGGGGGTATAAATCTACCATTCACACGGCTCCGCTCAAAGATGGATTACTTCAGCGGCTGCAAGCCGTTTCGGACGAATGGCTGAAGGATAACGATAGGACGGAAATTGTATTCTCGCAGGGTATGTTCAGTTGGAGTGAGCTGAAGCAGCAAACGGTTATTACGGTGGAAGGCCCGGAGGAGAAGGTTGTGGCTTTTCTCAACATTATTCCTGATTATGCCGCAAATGAGGCTACCTACGATCTTATTCGCAAAACTGCTGATGCACCGGGTGGGGTAATCGATTATCTAATGGTAGAGCTATTTAACCATATCAAAAGCCAAAATATCCAATTCTTAAATCTGGGGTTTGCCCCCATGAGCGGAATTGATAGCCCCCAAAACCTAACGGAGCAATCAATGAAATTTGCCTATCAGAAGATTAAGTCATTTGCGCACTACAAAGGGTTGAGGGAGTATAAAGAAAAATTCTCACCAATTTGGACCAACAAATACTTGGTTTACGATCACGATTTTGATTTGCTGCAAGCACCCCTAGCGTTAGCAAAAGTCATTAAACCTTAA
- a CDS encoding glycosyltransferase, translating to MSRQVFQSQSPTRWNRFKWGLRIVLVLFLIGIVSTIFGLLHSNEFNTKELLMGEKRIRNINNNPKKEKISEKELIAFVKHLKKVRKEKSRNFYKQAALPSDVKSYYPVRAGFYVNWDKSSAASLKINAKRLNMVIPEWLFLMDSKGNLDIKIDKSIVTLLKQNKVAIVPLLSNNYKGRWNADSTLIMLKNKESRATLINSIKTILDDYEFQGINIDFENLPEAANPYFNVFSKELNAELSKENYLVTIDINPAVCNLNIAQIERSYDFIFVMSYDEHNADGKPGGISSVGFVEESLDEVMSDVSSAKFVVCCGAYGYGWKPGELAEDLTYEEFISLANENNVPVSYDSENSDLYFTYIDENNRQCEAHCNDATNIFNTMRTAADYGTAGVAIWYLGCEDSRMWNFFNRDLSVEGLKKRPFDFKQLLQIKSNYSIDYDGQGELMEVISKPENGIVTLDIDSAEYFISNQVYQKLPSSYLINRYGGYQPRKIALTFDDGPDANYTSDILDILKQNNIHATFFVTGLNIENNIPLLNREYEEGHEIGNHTFLHPNLELTGDERERIELRTTRLLIESILGHTTLLFRPPYNTDAEPHSLLQIKPLSIAREEGYITVASSIDPNDWEVGVTADTIVARAIANQKMGNILLLHDSGGERAQTIVALPRIIEYFRNQGYQFETVSELMGRSRDQVMPEVKGDLEYAEMVNEVFFFATYIWQHFLRGFFFIAISLGIIRLLWLLAMAFKSHQKEKRNPTKAPNGFEPSVTIIVPAFNEEVNSTRTIDNLLKSTYTNFEILFVDDGSKDATYSVVNEAYGNHPKVRVLTKPNGGKASALNFAIQQTSSDILVCIDADTILLPDAIALMIPFFADEDVAAVAGNVRVGNPVNLLSNWQKIEYTTSQNFERMAFDYVNAILVVPGAIGAFRRSVMEEIGGFNMDTLAEDCDLTVRILREGYTVRSCNKAISLTEAPETLSMFIKQRFRWSFGMMQSFWKHRDLLFSNKIRNMGWILLPNLLIFGFIIPVFSPIVDVVFLFGLFSDHAYIFIISYVAFYLVELLISVVAYRYDNQKFGFKEAYMMFIQRFVYRQILFVVLIKAYLKAMKGELASWGVLKRTGNVKMD from the coding sequence ATGAGCAGACAAGTATTCCAAAGTCAATCACCCACCCGGTGGAATCGATTCAAGTGGGGACTAAGAATTGTCCTTGTTCTATTCCTAATAGGGATCGTCTCCACCATTTTTGGACTTTTGCACAGCAACGAATTCAACACCAAGGAGCTGCTGATGGGTGAAAAGCGCATACGAAACATCAACAATAACCCAAAGAAGGAGAAGATTTCGGAGAAGGAGTTGATAGCCTTTGTTAAGCACCTTAAAAAAGTGCGCAAGGAGAAGAGTAGAAACTTCTACAAGCAAGCAGCTCTCCCTTCGGATGTGAAGAGTTACTATCCGGTAAGGGCAGGCTTTTATGTCAACTGGGACAAGAGCTCGGCTGCATCGTTAAAGATCAATGCCAAAAGGTTGAATATGGTAATCCCCGAGTGGCTTTTTCTCATGGATTCCAAGGGCAACCTCGACATAAAAATTGATAAGAGTATTGTAACCCTGCTCAAGCAAAACAAAGTTGCCATAGTTCCCCTGCTCAGCAACAACTATAAGGGTCGATGGAATGCCGATTCAACCTTGATTATGCTCAAGAATAAAGAGAGCCGGGCTACGCTTATCAACTCCATAAAAACGATACTCGATGATTATGAGTTTCAAGGTATCAACATCGACTTTGAGAACCTGCCTGAAGCGGCAAACCCATATTTTAACGTATTTTCGAAGGAGTTGAATGCCGAGCTGAGTAAAGAGAACTACCTGGTTACGATAGATATTAATCCGGCCGTATGCAACCTGAATATTGCACAAATAGAGCGATCGTATGACTTCATTTTTGTGATGTCGTACGATGAGCACAACGCCGATGGAAAGCCCGGAGGCATCTCATCCGTTGGATTTGTAGAAGAGTCGCTCGATGAGGTTATGAGCGATGTATCCTCCGCAAAGTTTGTGGTGTGCTGCGGTGCTTACGGCTATGGGTGGAAACCAGGCGAGCTTGCCGAGGATCTAACCTACGAAGAGTTTATATCGCTTGCCAACGAAAATAACGTGCCGGTAAGCTACGACTCGGAAAATAGCGACTTGTACTTCACCTATATCGATGAAAACAACCGACAGTGCGAGGCGCATTGCAACGATGCTACCAATATTTTCAATACCATGCGAACGGCTGCCGATTACGGAACTGCCGGAGTTGCTATTTGGTATTTGGGTTGTGAAGATTCTCGCATGTGGAACTTCTTCAACAGAGACTTGTCTGTAGAAGGGTTAAAAAAGAGACCATTTGACTTTAAACAGCTACTCCAGATTAAGTCGAACTACTCCATCGATTACGATGGGCAGGGTGAGCTAATGGAGGTTATTAGCAAACCGGAAAATGGAATAGTAACCCTCGATATCGACAGCGCTGAGTATTTTATCTCCAACCAAGTTTATCAAAAGCTCCCCTCCTCCTACCTTATTAACCGCTACGGAGGATATCAGCCTAGGAAAATTGCTTTAACCTTCGACGATGGTCCCGATGCGAATTACACTTCGGATATTCTCGACATCCTTAAGCAAAATAATATTCATGCCACCTTCTTTGTTACCGGCCTTAACATCGAAAACAATATTCCCCTGCTAAATAGGGAATACGAAGAGGGGCACGAAATAGGGAATCACACCTTCTTACACCCAAACCTTGAGCTTACCGGCGATGAAAGGGAGCGGATTGAGCTGCGAACGACACGCCTGCTTATCGAAAGTATTTTGGGCCACACCACCCTACTTTTCCGACCTCCCTACAATACCGATGCGGAGCCGCATAGCCTTCTTCAAATAAAGCCGCTCTCAATTGCCCGGGAAGAGGGTTATATTACGGTAGCATCCTCCATCGATCCCAACGATTGGGAGGTGGGTGTAACGGCAGACACCATTGTTGCCAGAGCTATTGCCAATCAAAAGATGGGAAACATACTTCTGCTCCACGATTCAGGCGGCGAACGCGCCCAAACCATTGTTGCTCTCCCTCGCATTATTGAATACTTCCGTAATCAAGGCTATCAGTTTGAAACCGTTTCGGAGCTGATGGGCCGATCGCGCGATCAGGTGATGCCCGAAGTTAAAGGAGATTTGGAATATGCAGAAATGGTAAACGAGGTTTTCTTCTTTGCTACCTATATTTGGCAACACTTTTTGCGAGGCTTTTTCTTTATTGCAATATCCCTCGGAATTATTAGGTTGCTTTGGTTGCTGGCGATGGCATTCAAGAGTCACCAGAAGGAAAAAAGGAATCCAACCAAAGCGCCCAATGGCTTTGAGCCGAGCGTAACCATCATAGTGCCGGCCTTCAACGAAGAGGTTAATTCAACTAGAACCATCGACAACCTACTGAAAAGCACCTACACTAACTTCGAAATTCTGTTTGTAGACGATGGTTCCAAAGATGCTACCTATTCGGTTGTAAACGAGGCCTACGGAAATCATCCGAAGGTGAGGGTGCTCACCAAACCAAACGGAGGAAAAGCATCGGCGCTTAACTTTGCCATTCAACAAACATCCAGCGATATTTTGGTGTGCATCGATGCCGATACCATTCTACTCCCCGATGCCATAGCGCTAATGATTCCATTCTTTGCCGACGAAGATGTGGCAGCAGTGGCCGGCAACGTAAGGGTTGGGAATCCGGTAAACTTGCTCTCCAACTGGCAAAAGATTGAGTACACCACAAGCCAGAACTTCGAGCGCATGGCTTTCGATTACGTAAACGCGATACTCGTTGTCCCCGGAGCAATTGGTGCATTCCGTCGCTCGGTAATGGAAGAGATTGGCGGATTCAATATGGATACCCTGGCCGAAGATTGCGACCTTACCGTGCGCATTCTTCGCGAAGGCTACACCGTGCGCAGCTGCAACAAAGCCATATCGCTAACCGAAGCACCCGAAACGCTATCGATGTTTATTAAGCAGCGGTTCCGTTGGTCGTTTGGAATGATGCAATCGTTCTGGAAGCATCGCGATTTGCTCTTTAGCAATAAGATCCGAAACATGGGATGGATACTACTTCCGAACCTGTTAATCTTTGGCTTTATAATCCCAGTATTCTCCCCCATTGTGGATGTTGTTTTCCTCTTCGGGCTATTTAGCGACCATGCCTACATATTTATTATATCTTACGTGGCATTCTACTTGGTAGAGCTGCTCATTTCGGTTGTAGCCTACCGGTACGACAACCAGAAATTCGGATTCAAAGAGGCCTATATGATGTTTATCCAGCGGTTTGTTTACCGACAGATACTTTTCGTAGTTCTCATTAAGGCATACCTAAAAGCCATGAAAGGCGAGTTGGCCAGCTGGGGCGTGCTTAAGCGAACCGGAAATGTTAAGATGGATTAG
- a CDS encoding AcvB/VirJ family lysyl-phosphatidylglycerol hydrolase, producing MNKIFLTVAFIFVGFNGFSASQPETVAFGSFGKVRIYRPEGTPSSVVIFVSGDGGWNDGVVDMAKHIVKQGAIVAGIDIKRYLKGLAAHSSKCYYPSGDVEQLSMMVQKKYKLKQYYKPILVGYSAGATMVYGMLAQAPANTFKGAIVFGFSPDLDINKPLCAGSGLQQHPLTEGKTYLLEASATLSAPFILFHGSKDKICPYSIAHRFMKDIPSGQLIELPQVGHDFSVTESWVPQFVEVFGKVVHAPSFAEQKNSQNALLQSQHLTPLPADLPLTLIPTAKKDSLPMVFLISGDGGWTSFDHSLGEAFAEKGMPVVGLDAQKYFWNAKTPEEATLELSKAIRHYMEQWRCKQFILAGYSFGACVVPFIANRLPLNMKQQMEGVYCFSPSETADFEIHISDMLDLSSSDNSYSVVEETKKLNGLHPVCFFGSEEEPDVRHPFEVAGAKVITLPGNHHYNNNTARLADEVVKAIIALGRR from the coding sequence ATGAACAAAATATTCTTAACTGTAGCCTTCATTTTCGTAGGGTTTAATGGATTTAGTGCTAGCCAACCCGAAACTGTTGCCTTTGGCTCTTTTGGAAAGGTAAGAATCTATCGACCCGAGGGAACGCCATCGTCGGTTGTGATTTTTGTATCGGGTGATGGCGGTTGGAACGATGGCGTTGTAGATATGGCTAAGCATATTGTGAAACAGGGTGCCATTGTTGCCGGAATCGATATTAAGCGCTACTTGAAGGGGCTGGCAGCTCACTCATCTAAGTGCTACTATCCATCGGGCGATGTGGAGCAGTTGAGCATGATGGTTCAAAAGAAGTATAAGCTTAAGCAGTATTACAAACCAATCCTAGTTGGTTACTCGGCCGGAGCAACAATGGTATATGGAATGCTTGCGCAGGCACCTGCAAATACCTTTAAAGGAGCCATCGTATTTGGATTTAGTCCCGATTTGGATATTAATAAACCCCTGTGTGCCGGGTCGGGCTTACAACAACACCCGCTTACCGAAGGTAAAACCTATTTGTTGGAGGCATCGGCTACCTTAAGCGCTCCATTTATTCTATTTCATGGTTCAAAGGATAAGATTTGCCCTTACTCCATTGCCCATCGGTTTATGAAAGATATCCCCTCTGGACAGCTGATTGAGCTGCCGCAAGTAGGCCATGATTTTTCTGTTACCGAAAGTTGGGTCCCTCAGTTTGTTGAAGTGTTTGGCAAGGTTGTGCATGCACCTTCGTTTGCCGAACAAAAAAATTCACAGAATGCATTGCTGCAGTCGCAGCATTTAACCCCTTTACCTGCCGATTTGCCGCTGACTTTAATCCCCACCGCGAAGAAGGATTCGTTGCCAATGGTATTTCTAATCTCCGGCGATGGGGGATGGACCAGCTTCGACCATTCGCTGGGCGAGGCATTTGCCGAAAAGGGTATGCCGGTAGTGGGGCTCGATGCCCAAAAGTATTTTTGGAATGCAAAAACGCCGGAGGAGGCTACCCTTGAGCTGTCTAAAGCAATTCGGCACTATATGGAGCAGTGGCGCTGTAAGCAATTCATACTTGCCGGTTATTCCTTTGGTGCGTGTGTGGTGCCGTTTATTGCAAATAGGTTGCCGTTGAATATGAAACAGCAAATGGAGGGCGTTTATTGCTTTTCGCCCAGCGAGACAGCCGATTTTGAAATTCATATAAGCGATATGCTCGACTTAAGTAGTTCGGACAATTCTTACAGCGTAGTGGAGGAGACAAAGAAGTTAAATGGCCTTCACCCGGTGTGCTTTTTTGGGTCCGAGGAGGAGCCCGATGTTCGCCATCCGTTTGAAGTGGCCGGAGCCAAGGTGATTACCTTGCCCGGCAACCATCACTACAACAATAACACCGCCCGCCTTGCCGATGAAGTTGTAAAGGCGATCATCGCATTAGGCAGGAGGTAA